One Nyctibius grandis isolate bNycGra1 chromosome 26, bNycGra1.pri, whole genome shotgun sequence DNA window includes the following coding sequences:
- the LOC137673797 gene encoding olfactory receptor 6F1-like — MFSFSQGDHGFIWRMVHEDMSFGSFPLAELMNLNTWEDMANGTRVEEFILLGFPGTWHSRISLVVIFALTYSLTLIGNASIIALVWTNRNLHTPMYFFLCNLSFLEIWYTTGVVPKAIGVMLGTSQTISFRVCILQLFFLLSLGSTECFLLAVMAYDRYVAICYPLRYSSLMNSVLSVQLVLSSWLGGFLAISLLAFLTSRLTFCGPDVINHFLCDIDSCLALSCSDTWPVELATFLVSIIVVVASCVVTLVSYVYIISSILKIKSAHGRKKAFSTCSAHLSVVTIWYGSTMFLYVKPSAQNSLDLNKLVNTFNTVVTPLLNPFIYTLRNKEVKKALGRVFQKK; from the exons ATGTTCTCCTTCAGCCAAGGGGACCATGGCTTCATCTGGAGGATGGTGCATGAAGACATGTCATTTGGATCATTTCCATTGGCTGAGCTG ATGAACCTTAACACTTGGGAGGACATGGCAAATGGGACAAGGGTGGAAGAATTCATCCTCCTTGGCTTCCCAGGCACGTGGCATTCCCGGATCTCCCTTGTGGTGATATTTGCACTGACATACTCCCTGACATTAATAGGCAATGCATCCATCATAGCCCTTGTGTGGACAAACAGGAACCTCCATACCCCAATgtactttttcctctgtaatCTCTCCTTTCTGGAGATCTGGTACACTACAGGTGTTGTTCCCAAAGCCATAGGAGTCATGCTGGGGACTAGCCAGACCATCTCCTTCCGTGTCTGCATCCTCCAgttgttctttcttctctccctagGCTCCACTGAATGTTTTCTCCTGGCTGTCATGGCTTATGACCGCTACGTAGCCATATGTTACCCCTTGAGATACAGCTCCCTCATGAACAGTGTCCTCTCTGTTCAGCTGGTGCTCAGCTCCTGGCTGGGAGGCTTTCTGGCCATCTCACTGCTGGCCTTTCTGACATCCAGGCTGACATTCTGTGGGCCAGATGTCATCAATCATTTCCTCTGTGATATAGATTCCTGCCTTGCCCTCTCCTGCAGTGACACGTGGCCCGTGGAGCTGGCAACATTCCTAGTGTCCATAATTGTTGTGGTGGCCTCCTGTGTGGTCACCCTGGTCTCCTATGTATACATCATCTCTTCCATCCTGAAAATCAAGTCAGCTCATGGCCGGAAAAAGGCCTTTTCTACTTGCTCTGCCCATCTCAGTGTCGTCACAATCTGGTATGGCTCCACCATGTTCCTGTACGTCAAGCCATCAGCCCAGAACTCCTTGGATCTGAACAAACTCGTGAATACCTTTAACACAGTTGTAACTCCTTTGTTGAACCCCTTCATTTACACACTCAGGAACAAAGAAGTGAAGAAAGCTCTGGGGCGGGTTTTCCAGAAAAAGTGA